A window of Primulina huaijiensis isolate GDHJ02 chromosome 9, ASM1229523v2, whole genome shotgun sequence contains these coding sequences:
- the LOC140984793 gene encoding probable polyol transporter 4 — protein sequence MGMAGVRENGNREMGIGMALGSQNKYRRMDFHYEDEDDLQMEKRRKDRRKYVFACSVFASLNSVLLGYDVGVMSGAILFIQEDLKITEVQEEILVGVLSIMSLLGSLGGGRTSDAIGRKWTMGLAAIVFQSGAVVMTFAPSFQVLMIGRILAGIGIGFGVMIAPVYIAEISPTAARGSLTSFPEIFINLGILLGYVSNYAFSGLPPHTNWRIMLAVGILPSVFIAFALCIIPESPRWLVMQNRVEEARSVLLKTNENETEVDERLAEIQLAAGHPSTDKNEEKSVWHEILHPSPALQRMLITGIGIQSFQQITGIDATVYYSPEIFATAGIDGNSNRLAATVAVGVTKTAFIMFAILLIDKVGRKPLLYVSTIGMTICLFSIGATLSFMGEGSFGIALAVLSVCGNVAFFSVGIGPVCWVLTSEIFPLRFRAQASALGAVGNRVCSGVVAMSFLSVSRAISVGGTFFIFSAISALSVVFVYKCVPETKGKSLEQIGALFQDEYVLQGSEVEMGDVQHLVQKE from the exons ATGGGTATGGCGGGTGTCCGAGAAAATGGGAACAGAGAGATGGGTATAGGGATGGCTCTGGGATCCCAGAATAAGTACAGGAGAATGGATTTTCATTATGAAGACGAAGATGATTTGCAGATGGAGAAGAGGAGGAAAGATAGAAGAAAATACGTGTTTGCTTGTTCTGTTTTTGCATCTCTTAACAGTGTCCTCCTTGGCTATG ATGTGGGTGTCATGAGTGGAGCAATCCTATTTATTCAAGAAGATCTTAAAATAACAGAGGTGCAAGAAGAAATTCTGGTTGGGGTTTTGAGTATTATGTCCCTTCTGGGCAGTTTAGGTGGTGGTAGAACATCAGATGCTATTGGTAGAAAATGGACAATGGGGTTAGCCGCCATAGTGTTTCAATCAGGCGCAGTGGTAATGACGTTTGCGCCATCTTTCCAAGTCCTAATGATAGGAAGAATCTTGGCTGGGATAGGGATAGGATTTGGCGTAATGATTGCACCGGTATACATAGCTGAGATATCGCCAACCGCTGCACGTGGGTCGCTTACTTCATTCCCAGAAATCTTCATCAATCTCGGGATACTTCTTGGTTATGTCTCCAACTATGCCTTTTCTGGTCTTCCACCACACACAAACTGGAGAATCATGCTTGCGGTGGGAATATTACCGTCAGTATTCATTGCATTTGCCTTATGCATAATTCCTGAATCACCACGTTGGCTAGTGATGCAAAATCGAGTAGAAGAAGCAAGGTCGGTGCTGTTGAAGACAAACGAAAATGAAACAGAGGTTGACGAGAGACTTGCAGAGATACAGTTAGCTGCTGGACATCCCAGCActgataaaaatgaagaaaaatctGTGTGGCATGAAATTTTACATCCTTCTCCTGCACTTCAAAGGATGCTTATTACTGGAATTGGGATTCAAAGCTTCCAACAGATTACAGGTATAGACGCAACTGTGTACTACAGTCCAGAAATCTTTGCAACAGCTGGTATTGATGGTAACTCTAATCGTCTTGCTGCAACCGTTGCAGTGGGAGTAACAAAGACTGCCTTTATAATGTTTGCAATTCTTCTCATTGACAAAGTTGGGAGAAAACCCCTCCTCTACGTAAGCACAATCGGTATGACAATATGTTTGTTCAGCATAGGTGCAACTCTCTCGTTTATGGGAGAAGGGTCGTTTGGGATTGCATTGGCAGTTTTATCAGTCTGCGGAAACGTAGCTTTCTTTTCTGTAGGGATCGGTCCTGTCTGCTGGGTTTTGACATCGGAGATTTTCCCTTTAAGGTTCCGTGCTCAGGCGTCTGCACTTGGTGCCGTAGGAAACCGTGTCTGCAGTGGTGTTGTAGCCATGTCCTTCCTGTCGGTCTCGCGAGCAATCTCTGTCGGGGGGACGTTCTTCATCTTCTCTGCCATTTCTGCGCTTTCCGTGGTGTTTGTGTACAAATGTGTGCCAGAAACAAAAGGTAAATCACTGGAGCAGATAGGAGCGTTGTTTCAAGACGAATACGTGCTGCAAGGAAGTGAAGTTGAAATGGGAGATGTCCAACATTTGGTACAGAaagaatga